The genomic segment cgcgagtgatgggagaagggagccggagatcgacagacggattggtgctgcggctgcagtgatgcggacgctgcaccggtccgtcgtggtgaagagggagctgagtgtaaaagcgaagctctcaatttaccggtcgatctacgtccctaccctcacctatggccacgagctgtgggtagtgaccgaaagaacgagatcgcggatacaagcggcagaaatgagcttcctccgaagggtggctggcctctcccttagagatagggtgagaagttcggccatccgggaggggctcagagtagagccgctgctcctccacatcgaaaggagccagttgaggtggttcgggcatctgacaaggatgcctcctggacgCCTCCTGGGTGaagtgttccgggcatgtcccactgggaggaggccccggggcagacccaggacatgctggagagattatatctctcggctggcctgggaacgccttggtgttcccccggataagctggaggaggtggctggggagagggaggtctgggcttctctgcttaggctgctgcccccgcgacctggcctcggataaagcggatgaagatggatggatggatggactgttGTTTCAAAGACAGCTCATCTTCACCACCTCTAAATCTAGCTTAGTATGCCATTACACTCATTGTTTTATCAGCACTGGAGATGAGCACATTTCAGGGAACTTTGGTCTTCTGGATCAGATTGAAGCTCTCAAATGGATCCAGCAGCACATTCACAACTTTGGAGGAGACCCAGGATTAGTTACCATATTTGGGGAATCTGCTGGTGGAGTGAGCGTGTCCCTTCTGGTAAGAATCAATCTCCCTGATAAAGGATTTTATATAAACTTTTGCTGTGGAAAACTACCTTTAATGTGTTCTTACTTAAATTACCAGCTCCTGTCACCACTGTCTGAGGGGCTGTTTCACCGTGCCATTGCTGAGAGCGGCACAGCTGCTATGGATTTACTTGTGGAAAATGATCCTCTACCAAAGGCACAGGTTATTTTATACATGTTCTTATTCTGGGGGATGTGAATCATTTTTCATTGTACACCAATAAGAATAATACAATagatttgtttttctaaattgaTATCTTTCCACCAGGAGGTTGCAAATGCATCTGGCTGCAGCCTTGAAAGCACAAAGACATTTGCTGATTGCATGAGAAGCCTTGATATTGATATCATAGTGGATTTTACCAAGGTGGGTACTGGGTGGAAACCTGATGTGGCTTTCTGATTAGCTGAACAGTCTCATCATGTCTCTTAAATAACTCAAGTGaattatttttacttatttatttatcttttactgtttttatgctattgaaatttttatttttgtacattttattcacaaggaCCGACGCTTAAGATGTCCTGTAAATGTTGATGGGCATTTCCTGACAAAACCTGTGGATGAGCTGTTTCGTAAACATGAACTCCTCACTGTACCATTCATGACCGGTGTCAATAATGATGAAGCGGGATGGATGCTAAAAAATGTAAGTGCCCATCAAAATTTGAtatcttatttttctttaaactggCAATGATAAGTGtagctgtgtttcttttttctctttcttttagtTATTCATTAGTGTTCCACAAAACTGGGCAGAAGGAATGGATCGGGACCAAGTCATAAATGCAATGGCCTTCTTCTATCCCAATGTAAAGCACACACTGCCTGATATCACAAAATGAACCCAACCCGCTCAACCTGCTCAAGCATCTTTGACTGATGTGCTGCTTTTTTCCTTAAGCCTAAGGATGCATTCATCAAAAATTTGATAACTGATGAATATATTGGAAACGGTGCCGACCATGTGAAAAACCGAGATGGGTTCTCTGAGGTTGCtgcagatattatattcaataTTCCAGTCATTAAAACTGCTAATGCTCACAGAGGTAACTTTTATAGATTAATGCACATTTATCTGGAAacagttttttcatatttaccaCCCTTACTAAGTGTGACACCTGTTTGTCTAACTGTAGAGGCGGGTGCCCCTGTATACCTGTATGAGTACCAGCATTCCTTGAAAATGGTGCAGAAAAGAAGACCGAGCTTTGTTGGGAGTGACCATACAGATGAAATTTTTACAGTGCTGGGATTTTGCTTCACAACTACCCACGTTAAACTCCCTTGTGAGTGAAACCTAAAAACTTTAATCTGACCATGAGATATTTGGGTTGTCTGGTTATGTGGGGGGCGTTTTTTGGAGTGCAGGATTTTTTACAAGATTATCTTTTTAGATCCATGCcttgaggaggaggaagagttgAGCAGAACCATGATGAGCTACTGGGACAACTTTGCTCGCACAGGGTAAGCTTACATGTTTTAGTATAGTAGGAGATAATACTACATACCGCATTGTTATATTGTgtatgtctctctgtgtgtaggTCTCCTAATGGGCACAACCTTGTCCACTGGCCAAAGTATGGAGCAGATGAAAAGTACCTGGCgattggtttaaaaaaacaggtAACTGCTCAGCACCTGAAGAAGGAGCGGTTTGTCTTCCTGACTCAGACCGTGCCAGAGAAGATCCAACAGCATGAGGAAAATGCAGAACGCAGCGAGCTGTAGAACACTCACATCTCTTCTCTGTAACGTCCATTTTTTATATCATTaccaaataataacaacaaacaaGTTAATCGCTTACGGCTTAATCGCCTGCCTTTCCACTCTACATTCACACAAAACTCATACTAGCCAGTACACTATGGTTAATAGTAGATATGTGATTCAGTTCTGCTGCTTGTAATCAgggtttaaaatgttttaatgaattcaatttattttaatttatatagcgccaaatcacaacaacagttttcGCAAGGTGCTTTATAATGCAAAGTAAATGCCTTACAATAACCCCAGATGatccccttatgagcaagcactttggtaacagtggaaaggaaaaactcccttttaacaggaagaaacctctggcagaacaaTGGCTAAGACAGGGGTAACTATTTGCCGCGATCGGCTGGGGGTGAGAGTAGATGACAATACACATGCAAAACATTGTGAAATAAACAGATTTGACAACCTGgttcttttccatttttttttccttttttatttattactgaGAAGAGCGCTTAAGCTGAAAAGCTCCCTGAAGTCTGATGTGAGCAGTTCAATAGGTCAAACTTAGTTTTCCACAAATTCAGGCATATGGCATTGAAAATAGTACAAAGCAACACTTTTAAAAGGCAAATCATTCAAACAGCTGGGTTCACAGCGAAAATAAAGTATCAAACAAATACACTAAAGTTGAGATGAATTTAATGGAGTgacaaaaaggaaacaaaacaacgCTTTAGCATATATCTATTTTTTGCAAATATTAGTAAAGCTGCAGTCTGATATAAAAGTGCTGGCCAGTGGTTTTCAAATGATTCAATATATTGCCCAGAAAAGTGCACTTGGAGTAGGAAAGCTACTGGGCATCACCATCAGGCCATAATGAGACATACAGACACTTACTTGGTACTGCGCTGTTAGATCGTATAATGTTCAGCTACTAGGTCTAGAATTTAAAACAACTGGGAAACCTGTAGGGAATAGCTTTGCAGGTATAAAGCCAGGCAAACACTGTGTCAGCCATTGAAACGAACAACAAACTCAATACATTTCAAAGGTAAGTGAAGCTTCAGTTTCATACCATAGTTACAGAAGCACAAACTGTCTAACGCTGATACTTTGAATAAATCCAGATTATGTATCTGTTATCGTTAACACAATACAATTCATTTTTCCATCTTATGTAATATTTCAGGTGTGGTGATATTAAGTATGTCTGATGTTGCTGAAAGACATAAACATCTGACCAAAGCCGGCTGATGTAGGTGCCGTGTGTGATAAGACGTCAACGGGTCAACAGTTAGAAAACTGCCCAGTTGTAAAACATATTCAGCAATTCTATTTGACACCATACAATGAATGAAacttaaaacatgtttgttgtACTTAATACTCGTCTGTCCTTGTGTCACTAATGTCgggcaaagagaaaaacacctGAGATGCTGTCTTTTCTAAAGTCTGGATGTCTGTAAAGtaaaggaaaaaacagaggaaaaaaaggcatGCTGCtttattgaaaacaaaacaggttcAGATAGTGGTTATGAGtgtaaataaatgcagcatGCAGTTTAATATGTCGGGCATTGAACTCAGTATAATACTATTATATAGTAGAATACATTGGACACCTTTGTCTTCTTCAAGCACTGCCAAGTCCAGACATGGATTTAGAATCAGAGGCACATATAATAAATGGTGTcattcctttgttttgtttttttgtcctacagggaataaataaatacatttgtgaCCTGTTATCATGCTGCACTGGAGGATTAAGGTCATACGTTAGGTGAGGACAAACAGTGACATGGGTAGCCTTTCAAAGAGCTTGGATTGGAACAAGCTAAAGTTAGATGGTAACACCCAATGGCTTTCAAACTCTTAAGTTAATCATGATAGTAACATTGCCAGCAGAAGACAGAGGTGTAATTGTGTAAAATGGTTGTTATGATGCCTATTACTGTAGGAGGAGACTTAAAGCTTGATGCATCAGGATGTCCAGGACTGCATGTTGCGCAGCATGGCCTCAAATCGCTCCAAGTTGGGGGCATGAGCGTGAGGTAAGGTGTCCGTCAGACGACTGTACAGACTGAAAGACTTCAACTCCAGCCAGATGAAACCAAACCGGTCCTTATCAAATAGCACAAAGAGCCCCGGAGTGCGCTCCGGACTTGTAAAGCCATGCCCAGCAATCAGGCCTGTCCCATAGaagctgaaagacagatacACGTCCTTATCGATTAATACATTTTGTTACATATATTGACTGGTTCATAAACGTACACTATGTACAGGATATTACAAGCAATAGTGAGCACCAGTATTTTCCTTCATTGATGAATGAATTGTGACCATTACTTAATATCATCGCCCTTTATGGTAAATGCCTTTCAAAATATTTTGAATTATGTAACAAAAGCCTCTTAGCTAATTCCTCACCATTTTCTGCAGGTGCGAGGGTACTCCTCGTTGCGAGCCATGACCCCCATAGGCAAGACAAAAGGCTGCGTTTCAGGATTGGTTCTGCTACTGTGACTAGAGTCACAGCTGTCTGAACAAGCACCATGATCTGACTCCATCTCCTCTGCTGTGCTGGAACCACCACAGGCCCCTTCAGCTGCACATCTAACTGTGGCAGAAGTGCCATTTTCCTTTTGTTCCTGCTCCCTCTGTACTTCCTCATGCACTCCCATTACTAGCCGTGACAGCTCCTCAATGTTACACTGTTGCTCCAAGTCTGGGAGGACCACAGGCCGACACAGGTTAACATCCAGTGTGAGCTGCCCTGCAGGAACATTGGGATCTCCCTGCAGGAAACCGTAAAATCAGAGTATGCACCATGAGTAGATTTACATGCAGTGTAAATCCACAgtcttgaaaaagaaaaaaacattttcagttctaaggttttatgtatCACAAcataatttgaaaaaaacaaacaaaaaaacacctaGTCTTAACCAGGTCCGAATGTATTTAAAGACTATCTCAGATTAACAATACCACATGATACCATTGTGTGTGAAAAAGTGGACCCCATGATTCAACAGAAACCAatgttagcagcaataacttcaaGTAATTGCTTCTGtatgccttatgtatgaaaactCATACCCTGGATATGCTGAATGTGTTTGCTGAAActggtgctgtgcattatggccaaacaggGTATTGGGCCTCATTTACTATAATGCGCATGCACAAATCTGTGCGTAAATTGTGCACACGAATGTTTCATGCACAAATCTGTGATTTTAGAAAATTTTTGTGCCTGAATTTGTTGGTACTTTAGGAACAAATTTCGAAGTCCCTCTGACCATGCACTACACCTGAGGAATTTAAAGAAAGGTCTTGAAATGCATACTACTACTAGtgatactaataataataacaataacacttatagttattattaatattgcCTTTTGGTCGGTTTTTTACAGTTTTCCAAAACACCATGAGACACAAAGTGCTCAGAATTACAAAAAAgggatgtaaagaaaacaaaatactatCACTAAGGAAAAGCACAGCCACCGTTCAGAGGAAACTCATTTCCGCTGTTCATAtcctttcagtcactacccaaagTTCATGACCCTAGGTGACGGTGAGGGTGAGAACTTATGAGAGAGAAAGTATTTTTTGCGCAAGTCAAAAACATTTCCCAACAAATATAAGTAAGTGAGGCCCACTGTtgcagaagtcttgtggtttgttcagattctttttagagagaagagcaTGTCACCCCTTGCAAACAAGCAATCAGAATCAGAGCCATACTTGCTAAGTCATTTTCTAGTTGTGCTgtcatgaattttaacatttaacatgccaaCCAAAGcatgtagagtctgagatgtagctcttgggtttctTGCAATTTTTCTGAGTACTGCAGGGTCTGATCTTAGGGTAAATTTGCTCTTGCAAAGATTTGTTGTCTTCAACTTCTGAATAATCTCTCTTActgtagaatgatggacttgaaattgtttggaaatggctTATATTACTATGCAGATTCCTGCTCACACTCACTggtgatcagttaatcaagtgcttttaattaaCAGCACGTGGTTACTACTTACCGTCTTAATTGCTACGAAAGCATTAAGGGTGCATTTCGTTTTTCACACACTTCCAGATTTTTGGCTTAGTTTTCATTAAATAGACAAAAGACACAGTGTAACATGTTATGTCTGGTTGCTCATCTAGGAATGCATGAACAGACTTTGAGAGATTTTAAGCTGCAGGGTCCACATTTAAGAAtcactttcatttaaaatgagtaCAACCACTAATAATGATTATTACTTACAGTGAGTTTGGTTGCTCTTGCAGAAGTTCCATGGAAACTAAGCATGACAATCTCCAAGCCATGACTACCATAGGTGCCTTTGAAAAGGCCTGGCTGCAGCAGATCAGAGGGCTTTGCAGGTGGCAGGTAGATCCTTCGGTATGTCAAGCAGTTACTGTCATAGGAAAATAGATGAAAGCATACAGGTTTATTTAGGCAAATTACAATCATTATCATTTTAACATGGAAGTACAACAGAGAAAAAGTGCatgtaagcaaaaaaaaaagaaaatgcatacTCATATTGACTAGTATAAATGAACTTCATTAGGATTAGTTCCTGCATGTGCTCATGAAATATTTCTTCCAGTGTCCTCCCCCATTCCTCCTCCAACCATGTCCTGAACTCCTGCACAAACACCCACATCATAAAAAGTTGATAACAGTCCCTGAATTTCACCATCGTCAGCATGCATGGGCTTTAAAAGATAACATACACTTCAGGTAGTAAAGGTATTTGACCAACCTCCTGTCTGCCTCCTGGCATGCGGTGATGGTCAGTCTGGTTACATTTTGTTGAAAATTCATCCTTCTTTACTGTCTAAATATAA from the Oreochromis niloticus isolate F11D_XX linkage group LG7, O_niloticus_UMD_NMBU, whole genome shotgun sequence genome contains:
- the fbxo31 gene encoding F-box only protein 31 isoform X1, translating into MAVCARLCGVGQSRRCRRRQRHNQQDQGSDSDMDEEEEERIVGKGRFDAGACGGPERGVAATAGPSDAYEYGSGRVNTGGFLDRTSTGPPHPQSLAELPPELLVEIFSLLPGTTLSNVALVCKKFRQLLKTETIWRRRCIEEFGMKEDLRKVEAGGVTSQDLYVKRVNPRVKSGRFMKLLPDYEHMEYRDVYTHLLHPYRHILGLWQPDIGPYGGLLNVVVDGLFIIGWMYLPPHDPRVEDPMRRRPLFRIHMMESNKATVECMYGHKGPHKGDIQTVKKDEFSTKCNQTDHHRMPGGRQEEFRTWLEEEWGRTLEEIFHEHMQELILMKFIYTSQYDNCLTYRRIYLPPAKPSDLLQPGLFKGTYGSHGLEIVMLSFHGTSARATKLTGDPNVPAGQLTLDVNLCRPVVLPDLEQQCNIEELSRLVMGVHEEVQREQEQKENGTSATVRCAAEGACGGSSTAEEMESDHGACSDSCDSSHSSRTNPETQPFVLPMGVMARNEEYPRTCRKCFYGTGLIAGHGFTSPERTPGLFVLFDKDRFGFIWLELKSFSLYSRLTDTLPHAHAPNLERFEAMLRNMQSWTS
- the LOC100691066 gene encoding liver carboxylesterase 2 isoform X3, which translates into the protein MELHAKQTFFFLISVLFLCAAADLQAPVVHTKLGSLKGEYVSVKGKETGVHAYLGVPFAKPPLGPSLRLAPPQPVEGWEGVRDATKQPPMCIQPERFALALLDKLGFLLADIPDISEDCLYLNIYTPAKRANDAKLPVMVWIHGGGLSVGSASTYDGSALAAYQDMVVVLIQYRLGLLGFLSTGDEHISGNFGLLDQIEALKWIQQHIHNFGGDPGLVTIFGESAGGVSVSLLLLSPLSEGLFHRAIAESGTAAMDLLVENDPLPKAQEVANASGCSLESTKTFADCMRSLDIDIIVDFTKDRRLRCPVNVDGHFLTKPVDELFRKHELLTVPFMTGVNNDEAGWMLKNLFISVPQNWAEGMDRDQVINAMAFFYPNPKDAFIKNLITDEYIGNGADHVKNRDGFSEVAADIIFNIPVIKTANAHREAGAPVYLYEYQHSLKMVQKRRPSFVGSDHTDEIFTVLGFCFTTTHVKLPYPCLEEEEELSRTMMSYWDNFARTGSPNGHNLVHWPKYGADEKYLAIGLKKQVTAQHLKKERFVFLTQTVPEKIQQHEENAERSEL
- the LOC100691066 gene encoding liver carboxylesterase 2 isoform X1, with the protein product MRLLLFAFLSLFARSCVVICPKTTMTCHARQTFCSLMSVLFLCVAADLNAPVVHTKLGSLKGEYVSVKGKETGVHAYLGVPFAKPPLGPSLRLAPPQPVEGWEGVRDATKQPPMCIQPERFALALLDKLGFLLADIPDISEDCLYLNIYTPAKRANDAKLPVMVWIHGGGLSVGSASTYDGSALAAYQDMVVVLIQYRLGLLGFLSTGDEHISGNFGLLDQIEALKWIQQHIHNFGGDPGLVTIFGESAGGVSVSLLLLSPLSEGLFHRAIAESGTAAMDLLVENDPLPKAQEVANASGCSLESTKTFADCMRSLDIDIIVDFTKDRRLRCPVNVDGHFLTKPVDELFRKHELLTVPFMTGVNNDEAGWMLKNLFISVPQNWAEGMDRDQVINAMAFFYPNPKDAFIKNLITDEYIGNGADHVKNRDGFSEVAADIIFNIPVIKTANAHREAGAPVYLYEYQHSLKMVQKRRPSFVGSDHTDEIFTVLGFCFTTTHVKLPYPCLEEEEELSRTMMSYWDNFARTGSPNGHNLVHWPKYGADEKYLAIGLKKQVTAQHLKKERFVFLTQTVPEKIQQHEENAERSEL
- the fbxo31 gene encoding F-box only protein 31 isoform X2, whose translation is MAVCARLCGVGQSRRCRRRQRHNQQDQGSDSDMDEEEEERIVGKGRFDAGACGGPERGVAATAGPSDAYEYGSGRVNTGGFLDRTSTGPPHPQSLAELPPELLVEIFSLLPGTTLSNVALVCKKFRQLLKTETIWRRRCIEEFGMKEDLRKVEAGGVTSQDLYVKLLHPYRHILGLWQPDIGPYGGLLNVVVDGLFIIGWMYLPPHDPRVEDPMRRRPLFRIHMMESNKATVECMYGHKGPHKGDIQTVKKDEFSTKCNQTDHHRMPGGRQEEFRTWLEEEWGRTLEEIFHEHMQELILMKFIYTSQYDNCLTYRRIYLPPAKPSDLLQPGLFKGTYGSHGLEIVMLSFHGTSARATKLTGDPNVPAGQLTLDVNLCRPVVLPDLEQQCNIEELSRLVMGVHEEVQREQEQKENGTSATVRCAAEGACGGSSTAEEMESDHGACSDSCDSSHSSRTNPETQPFVLPMGVMARNEEYPRTCRKCFYGTGLIAGHGFTSPERTPGLFVLFDKDRFGFIWLELKSFSLYSRLTDTLPHAHAPNLERFEAMLRNMQSWTS
- the LOC100691066 gene encoding liver carboxylesterase 2 isoform X2; the encoded protein is MRLLLFAFLSLFARSCVVICPKTTMTCHARQTFCSLMSVLFLCVAADLNAPVVHTKLGSLKGEYVSVKGKETGVHAYLGVPFAKPPLGPSLRLAPPQPVEGWEGVRDATKQPPMCIQPERFALALLDKLGFLLADIPDISEDCLYLNIYTPAKRANDAKLPVMVWIHGGGLSVGSASTYDGSALAAYQDMVVVLIQYRLGLLGFLSTGDEHISGNFGLLDQIEALKWIQQHIHNFGGDPGLVTIFGESAGGVSVSLLLLSPLSEGLFHRAIAESGTAAMDLLVENDPLPKEVANASGCSLESTKTFADCMRSLDIDIIVDFTKDRRLRCPVNVDGHFLTKPVDELFRKHELLTVPFMTGVNNDEAGWMLKNLFISVPQNWAEGMDRDQVINAMAFFYPNPKDAFIKNLITDEYIGNGADHVKNRDGFSEVAADIIFNIPVIKTANAHREAGAPVYLYEYQHSLKMVQKRRPSFVGSDHTDEIFTVLGFCFTTTHVKLPYPCLEEEEELSRTMMSYWDNFARTGSPNGHNLVHWPKYGADEKYLAIGLKKQVTAQHLKKERFVFLTQTVPEKIQQHEENAERSEL